A window from Hymenobacter volaticus encodes these proteins:
- a CDS encoding SWIM zinc finger family protein, giving the protein MPELRRGIFGLNHYFAGVYRSASAGITPASLTWTEEQARALITDSGTLKRGLELAGPAKWSNLGQTATAAWGECKGSGSKPYQTSIDLTEPAFKCSCPSRVFPCKHGAGLLLLLARQPQLFGSTVPPSWLEEWLEKRQQTQEKKTTKATPKAPAPQEVPLDSLAAPDAEVATDETAGAKASQALQKRLARMAQGAAELEEWLLDLVRAGTAVAKSQPHSYWEAPAARLVDNQLPGLASIVRELPGLCHSGPDWPERLLARLGELYLLLRAFQRLDHQTPDAREEILQQVGVNTKKEDLLARQPVVVDEWQVVGLHIEEEERLTVRRAWLWGRHTGRYALVLEYAFGGHRFATSLAPNVVYNGELVFYPGLLALRAIPVVLTVQNPAPPDVDPPGQSLTQLLDEYATALARHPWLRQWPATLQEVLPTYLPPTTRGCCTTPPTQQHFRCGWMQKPAGNC; this is encoded by the coding sequence ATGCCCGAATTGCGGCGCGGAATTTTCGGCCTGAACCACTACTTTGCCGGGGTCTACCGCTCCGCTTCGGCGGGCATAACTCCTGCCTCCTTGACCTGGACCGAAGAACAGGCCCGCGCCCTGATAACCGACTCTGGCACCCTGAAACGGGGCCTCGAACTAGCCGGCCCCGCCAAATGGAGCAACCTAGGCCAAACTGCTACCGCCGCCTGGGGCGAGTGCAAAGGCAGCGGCTCCAAGCCCTACCAAACCAGCATCGACCTAACCGAGCCCGCCTTTAAATGCTCTTGCCCGAGCCGGGTGTTTCCGTGCAAGCATGGCGCTGGCCTGCTGTTATTGCTAGCCCGCCAACCGCAGCTTTTCGGTAGTACGGTTCCACCTTCTTGGCTGGAAGAATGGCTGGAAAAGCGCCAACAAACGCAGGAAAAGAAAACCACCAAAGCTACCCCCAAAGCCCCGGCGCCTCAGGAAGTGCCACTGGATTCGTTGGCAGCACCGGACGCGGAAGTGGCTACCGACGAAACTGCTGGCGCCAAAGCCTCGCAGGCGCTACAGAAGCGGCTGGCCCGCATGGCGCAGGGTGCGGCGGAGCTGGAAGAATGGCTGCTGGACCTAGTGCGCGCCGGTACGGCTGTGGCAAAGAGCCAGCCTCACAGCTATTGGGAAGCTCCGGCGGCTCGCCTCGTCGACAATCAGCTGCCCGGGCTGGCCAGTATCGTGCGGGAGTTGCCAGGCCTTTGCCACAGCGGCCCCGACTGGCCCGAGCGGCTGCTGGCCCGCCTCGGCGAGCTGTATCTGCTGCTGCGCGCCTTCCAGCGCCTCGACCACCAAACGCCGGACGCTCGCGAGGAAATTCTGCAGCAGGTCGGTGTCAATACCAAGAAAGAAGACCTGCTGGCTCGCCAACCCGTCGTGGTAGATGAGTGGCAGGTAGTGGGGTTGCACATCGAAGAGGAAGAGCGCCTAACGGTACGGCGCGCCTGGCTGTGGGGCCGCCACACGGGCCGCTACGCCTTGGTATTGGAATACGCATTTGGCGGCCATCGTTTTGCTACCTCTCTGGCCCCCAATGTCGTGTATAATGGCGAATTGGTGTTCTACCCCGGGCTGCTGGCGTTGCGCGCTATTCCCGTTGTCCTCACAGTACAGAACCCCGCACCGCCCGACGTTGACCCGCCCGGCCAGAGCCTAACGCAGCTCCTCGACGAATATGCTACGGCGTTGGCCCGGCATCCGTGGCTGCGGCAGTGGCCCGCCACGTTACAAGAGGTGCTGCCTACCTACCTCCCGCCGACGACGCGTGGGTGCTGCACCACGCCACCGACCCAACAACACTTCCGCTGCGGCTGGATGCAGAAACCGGCTGGCAACTGCTAG
- a CDS encoding DUF5691 domain-containing protein, giving the protein MTTSHSQASWPQLLRVALLGTRQSGEPVPAVLATADTATSEDREQQVLLAAGALALMRRAGHQLPTATVATPAPAPPDPLPPLGPLGTACLQRLMVDELFVDLLPDYLRQVAAVGRRVPDSLLAHLLRHAKQSVETAAVLEPVAGTRGRWLASLNPEWKSLLAPPDTDAPDLQRWETGTLSERRAWLRSRFRQDADATRALLLVALPTEPAKAQEAFLEILADYLHPDTEPVLETLLRARGQEVRRQAAALLVQLPGAALVERLWARAKPLLAVKRGLLGLGKTTLDVTLPPTWDKSWLADGIEEKNDQYAYYSGTGNRATPLGPSAIRLGNMLALLPPSRWTTHLGVSAEELLAAALASEWVVPLLPCWAISTLTHQDADFAAAFLKLWLHQRPTLQKAHADRNIDWAALTELLPVATRQELLLKPILLRVRRQEPNWTDDLLQLPTPWPRELTTEVLQSLSAKLTNSATLERFHTDLFQLSYFISQHLAPALNPTDAPLVETTLLALPEVHSTFQNSVHNMLETLRFRVELAASLAEEARN; this is encoded by the coding sequence ATGACCACTTCTCACTCGCAGGCTTCATGGCCTCAACTGCTCCGGGTAGCGCTGTTAGGCACTCGCCAGAGTGGTGAGCCAGTGCCTGCCGTGCTAGCCACTGCCGACACCGCCACCAGCGAGGACCGCGAACAGCAAGTGCTGCTGGCCGCCGGGGCGTTGGCCCTGATGCGGCGCGCGGGCCACCAATTGCCCACAGCAACTGTAGCCACCCCCGCACCGGCCCCGCCCGACCCGCTGCCGCCGCTTGGCCCACTCGGTACGGCCTGCCTGCAACGCCTGATGGTCGATGAACTGTTTGTGGACTTGCTGCCCGACTACCTACGCCAAGTAGCGGCTGTTGGGCGCCGGGTACCCGACTCGCTCCTGGCGCACCTGTTGCGCCACGCCAAGCAGTCAGTTGAAACGGCGGCTGTGCTTGAACCAGTAGCCGGCACCCGGGGCCGTTGGCTGGCGAGCCTCAACCCGGAGTGGAAGAGCCTGCTGGCCCCGCCTGATACCGACGCCCCTGACTTGCAGCGCTGGGAAACCGGCACCTTATCGGAGCGGCGCGCCTGGCTACGGTCCCGCTTCCGACAAGACGCCGACGCAACCCGCGCCTTGTTACTAGTCGCCTTGCCCACCGAACCAGCCAAAGCGCAAGAGGCTTTCCTGGAAATCCTGGCCGACTATCTGCACCCCGACACCGAACCCGTACTGGAAACCCTTCTTCGCGCTCGAGGCCAGGAAGTACGCCGCCAAGCCGCCGCGCTGCTAGTGCAGCTTCCCGGTGCAGCGCTAGTGGAGCGGCTTTGGGCGCGAGCCAAACCGCTGCTTGCGGTGAAGCGCGGCTTGTTGGGCCTAGGCAAAACCACGCTGGACGTTACGCTACCGCCTACCTGGGACAAAAGCTGGCTGGCCGATGGCATCGAAGAAAAAAACGACCAATACGCCTACTATTCCGGCACTGGCAACCGGGCCACGCCACTTGGTCCGAGCGCCATCCGGCTAGGCAATATGCTGGCGCTGCTCCCTCCTAGCCGCTGGACAACTCATTTAGGCGTTTCGGCCGAGGAGCTGCTGGCCGCTGCCTTGGCCTCGGAATGGGTGGTGCCGCTATTACCGTGCTGGGCCATCAGTACCCTCACCCACCAGGATGCCGACTTTGCGGCCGCCTTCCTGAAGCTGTGGCTGCACCAGCGGCCCACGCTACAAAAAGCCCACGCCGACCGCAACATCGATTGGGCAGCCCTCACCGAGTTGCTACCCGTGGCCACTCGACAAGAACTGCTGCTCAAGCCTATACTGCTGCGCGTCCGGCGCCAAGAGCCCAACTGGACCGACGACCTGCTCCAACTCCCCACGCCCTGGCCCCGTGAGCTAACCACCGAGGTCTTGCAAAGCCTGAGCGCCAAACTAACTAATTCGGCCACTCTCGAACGGTTCCACACCGACCTCTTCCAACTTAGCTACTTCATCAGCCAGCACCTCGCCCCGGCCCTCAACCCCACCGATGCGCCCCTGGTGGAAACCACCCTGCTTGCCCTGCCCGAAGTGCACAGCACCTTCCAAAACAGCGTCCATAACATGCTCGAAACCCTGCGCTTCCGCGTCGAACTGGCCGCTTCGCTGGCTGAGGAAGCTAGAAACTAG
- a CDS encoding ATP-binding protein, producing the protein MSATSTENLLRPHAEVLYAEELAALAAVDDRPKPTNWKLSPWAVVTYLLGGKLDNGFEIEPKYIGQRRLMEIAVATLATDRALLLLGVPGTAKSWVSEHLVAAISGHSNLLVQGTAGTSEDAIRYSWNYARLIAEGPSLGALVPSPLFKGMQEGSLVRLEELTRIPSDVQDTLITMLSEKVLPIPELATEVQAARGFNVIATANDRDKGVNELSSALRRRFNTVVLPLPNDLTEEVRIVQTRVAKQGKALQLPVEAPAVEQINRLVTIFRELRSGVTENGKTKLKSPSGTLSTGEAISVMNSGLALAAYFGDGSLRAHDLAAGLTGAVVKDPVQDRTVWLEYLETVVKERDGWKDLYRACREVVE; encoded by the coding sequence ATGTCCGCTACGTCAACTGAGAACCTGCTCCGCCCGCACGCCGAAGTCCTATATGCCGAAGAACTAGCCGCGCTGGCCGCTGTTGACGACCGGCCCAAGCCCACCAACTGGAAACTCTCGCCGTGGGCAGTGGTAACCTACCTGCTGGGTGGCAAGCTCGACAACGGATTTGAAATTGAGCCCAAGTACATCGGGCAGCGGCGGCTGATGGAAATTGCCGTGGCCACTCTCGCCACCGACCGGGCCTTGCTGCTGCTCGGGGTGCCGGGCACGGCCAAAAGCTGGGTTTCCGAGCATCTGGTGGCGGCCATCAGCGGGCACTCCAACCTGCTGGTGCAAGGCACGGCGGGCACCTCTGAAGACGCCATCCGCTACTCCTGGAACTACGCCCGCCTGATTGCCGAAGGACCTTCCTTGGGCGCGTTGGTGCCCTCGCCGCTGTTCAAGGGTATGCAGGAAGGCAGCCTCGTGCGCCTCGAAGAACTTACCCGCATCCCCTCCGACGTACAGGATACGCTCATCACCATGCTCTCGGAAAAGGTGCTGCCCATCCCCGAACTCGCCACCGAGGTACAAGCCGCCCGCGGCTTCAACGTCATTGCCACCGCCAACGACCGGGACAAGGGTGTCAACGAACTGAGCAGCGCCCTCCGCCGCCGTTTCAACACCGTGGTACTCCCCCTCCCCAATGATCTAACCGAGGAAGTGCGCATCGTACAAACCCGCGTTGCCAAGCAGGGCAAAGCGTTGCAGTTGCCGGTGGAAGCACCCGCCGTCGAGCAAATCAACCGCCTCGTGACCATCTTCCGGGAGCTACGCAGCGGCGTGACCGAGAACGGCAAAACCAAGCTCAAAAGCCCAAGCGGCACCCTGAGCACCGGCGAAGCCATATCCGTGATGAACAGCGGCTTGGCCCTGGCTGCCTACTTCGGCGACGGTAGCCTCCGCGCCCACGACTTGGCCGCCGGCCTCACCGGCGCAGTGGTGAAAGACCCTGTGCAGGACCGCACCGTCTGGCTGGAATACCTGGAAACCGTAGTGAAAGAGCGCGACGGCTGGAAGGACTTATACCGCGCCTGCCGGGAGGTAGTGGAGTAA
- a CDS encoding SMI1/KNR4 family protein: protein MPQDSLHRITQWLATHAPRILHESLNPGATDEQLAALEAAVGKPLPDDYKALYRWHNGLNEEAENWASLFYGMSFLPLTEVLDAYLYQAPQTLTSPLLQAAPTLKSAVMQNPYWLRLGFDGSHGWLLVDLDPTETGSYGQVLYVYELDEIGFRVASSITELLGTFAHDLERGLYTLDEGAADDGNEFLVPAAHIDPGNYNQPGRWQQDLSQTP from the coding sequence ATGCCCCAAGATTCTCTGCACCGTATCACGCAGTGGCTTGCCACTCACGCGCCGCGTATTCTGCACGAGTCGCTGAACCCTGGTGCTACCGACGAGCAACTGGCGGCGCTAGAAGCGGCGGTGGGCAAGCCCTTGCCGGACGACTATAAGGCCCTGTATCGGTGGCATAATGGGTTGAATGAGGAGGCCGAGAATTGGGCCAGTCTGTTCTACGGCATGAGTTTTTTGCCGCTAACTGAAGTGCTGGATGCTTACCTCTACCAAGCGCCGCAAACCCTAACCTCTCCCTTACTACAGGCGGCACCCACCCTGAAAAGCGCAGTAATGCAGAACCCGTACTGGCTGCGGCTCGGTTTCGATGGTTCGCATGGCTGGCTACTCGTTGATCTTGACCCAACGGAAACCGGCAGTTATGGGCAGGTGCTGTACGTGTACGAACTAGATGAAATCGGCTTTCGAGTGGCCAGCTCGATAACGGAGCTTTTAGGCACTTTCGCCCACGACCTAGAACGCGGCTTGTATACCCTCGACGAAGGGGCAGCCGACGACGGCAACGAGTTTCTGGTGCCAGCTGCGCATATTGACCCCGGCAATTACAACCAGCCCGGCCGCTGGCAACAAGATCTTTCCCAAACCCCGTAA
- a CDS encoding DUF6985 domain-containing protein encodes MLTHSFWGTVEESWAGLCAEHPVSVPGFQKQVEVFLGDELFEEDEEYDLTPTQLDEYAATFQDFVSDAPRVLTQLKQRAFEQYQELYAAHYDDPAQSGAPPLYLTTADQHFAYMQNIGYLRISDGNALRLIIHYDLDTEHGLEVLFVNNELAAMGGIAET; translated from the coding sequence ATGCTGACGCATTCTTTTTGGGGAACTGTAGAAGAAAGTTGGGCGGGCCTCTGCGCCGAACACCCGGTTTCGGTACCTGGCTTCCAGAAACAAGTTGAAGTTTTCTTGGGCGACGAACTCTTCGAGGAAGACGAAGAGTACGACCTTACGCCCACGCAACTCGACGAATACGCCGCTACCTTCCAGGATTTTGTGTCCGATGCTCCGCGCGTGCTAACCCAACTAAAGCAGCGTGCTTTCGAGCAGTACCAGGAGCTCTACGCTGCTCACTACGACGACCCCGCTCAGTCGGGCGCGCCACCCCTGTACCTAACCACCGCCGACCAGCACTTCGCCTACATGCAGAACATAGGCTACTTGCGTATTTCGGATGGCAATGCGCTCCGCCTCATCATCCACTACGACCTAGATACGGAGCACGGCCTAGAGGTCTTGTTCGTGAACAACGAGTTGGCTGCCATGGGCGGCATTGCGGAAACTTAA
- a CDS encoding DUF5682 family protein: MPTPDLRLFGIRHHGPGSAASLRHALDEFQPDIVLLECPADGEAAVQTIIQHPDLRMPVALLLYNPKQYQQASFLPFATFSPETQVLRYCHEHGAHLRCMDLPAALRFALPDAVESVPAGTSPPSPLSPGEEELDINSSSSLGVTEHATTPAVNELELEAKLETSSSSPEERGLGGEVRRDPISYLAELDGYQDGERWWELRFEHNAGHADTFGAVLNMMTALREGLALPESPETLLREAFMRETLRNTLKQGYQRVAVVCGAWHAPVLHPDLLKREDKALLKGLKKVPIEATWIPWTYERLSYSSGYGAGVLSPAWYELLFTEPHTEVVTHWMVRAARLLRGQDMDASSAHAIEGVRLAETLAAVRGRALPGIEELQEAAVAILGGGYEEALSLVHRELVIGVCMGEVPAELPATPLQQDLTQQQRLTRLKPEAAARTLDLDLRKELDLSRSHLLHRLRLLDVPWGQPRRAQGKAGTFHELWELQWQPDYALHVLDAGRWGNTILDAAVGRARQRATEAPDLETVSKLLEEALQADLGPAIAALVARLETLSAGTRDVTHLLAALPPLVNVLRYGNVRRTETAQVAQVVHHLVPRLCIGLPQAGTGLDYDAARQLLPRIEGTHQAIRLLQDSAQEEDWYGALAVVLRNPASSGLLAGAAGRLLFDAQQLSSEDAGTALGLALAPAQPTAYATAWIEGFLSGSGQLLLHHRPLFALLDQWLGELNEDTFREIVPLLRRAFTDFSTPERRQLLELAVQGGQPAAVLAVAEDFDLERGQRVLPMLRELLGF, encoded by the coding sequence ATGCCCACGCCCGACCTTCGCCTCTTCGGTATTCGCCACCACGGTCCTGGCAGCGCCGCCAGCCTGCGCCACGCCCTCGACGAGTTCCAGCCCGACATCGTGCTGCTGGAATGCCCCGCCGATGGCGAAGCGGCCGTGCAAACCATCATTCAGCACCCCGACCTGCGGATGCCGGTGGCGCTGCTGCTCTACAACCCCAAGCAGTACCAGCAGGCTTCGTTTTTGCCTTTTGCCACATTCTCGCCCGAAACGCAGGTGCTCCGCTACTGCCACGAGCACGGCGCCCACCTGCGCTGCATGGACTTACCGGCCGCGTTGCGGTTTGCCCTCCCCGATGCCGTGGAAAGCGTGCCGGCGGGGACCTCACCCCCTAGCCCCCTCTCCCCAGGAGAGGAGGAACTAGACATAAATTCTAGCTCTAGCTTAGGAGTAACAGAGCATGCAACGACACCAGCCGTTAATGAACTAGAGCTAGAAGCAAAGCTAGAAACTAGTTCCTCCTCTCCTGAGGAGAGGGGGCTAGGGGGTGAGGTCCGCCGCGACCCTATCTCCTACCTCGCCGAGTTGGATGGCTACCAGGACGGGGAACGGTGGTGGGAGCTGCGCTTCGAGCACAATGCCGGCCACGCCGATACGTTTGGGGCGGTGCTGAACATGATGACAGCCTTGCGGGAGGGACTGGCTTTACCAGAAAGCCCGGAAACTCTGCTCCGCGAAGCCTTCATGCGCGAGACCCTGCGCAATACCCTCAAACAGGGCTACCAGCGCGTGGCGGTGGTCTGCGGAGCCTGGCACGCGCCCGTGCTGCATCCTGATCTGCTGAAGCGCGAAGACAAAGCTCTGCTCAAAGGCCTGAAGAAAGTACCTATTGAAGCCACCTGGATTCCATGGACTTACGAGCGGCTGTCGTATAGCTCCGGCTACGGGGCGGGCGTGTTGTCGCCGGCCTGGTACGAGTTGCTATTCACCGAGCCGCATACCGAAGTAGTGACGCATTGGATGGTGCGGGCGGCGCGGCTGCTGCGCGGGCAAGATATGGATGCGTCGTCGGCGCATGCTATTGAGGGCGTGCGGCTGGCCGAAACGCTGGCCGCCGTGCGGGGCCGGGCACTACCGGGTATCGAGGAGTTGCAGGAAGCCGCCGTGGCTATTTTAGGTGGCGGCTACGAGGAAGCCCTAAGCTTAGTACACCGCGAACTAGTGATTGGGGTGTGCATGGGCGAAGTGCCCGCCGAGCTGCCCGCCACGCCCTTGCAGCAGGACCTCACGCAGCAGCAGCGCCTCACCCGCCTCAAGCCCGAAGCCGCCGCCCGCACCCTCGACCTAGATTTGCGCAAAGAATTGGATTTGAGCCGCAGCCACTTGTTGCACCGCCTGCGGCTGCTGGATGTGCCGTGGGGCCAGCCGCGCCGCGCGCAAGGCAAAGCCGGCACCTTCCATGAGTTATGGGAGCTGCAATGGCAACCCGATTACGCCTTGCACGTGCTCGACGCCGGTCGGTGGGGCAACACCATTCTCGATGCCGCCGTGGGCCGCGCCCGCCAGCGCGCCACTGAAGCCCCCGACCTGGAAACCGTCAGCAAGCTGCTGGAAGAGGCCCTGCAAGCCGACCTTGGTCCCGCCATAGCCGCCCTGGTAGCCCGCCTAGAAACCCTCTCAGCCGGCACCCGCGACGTAACTCATTTGCTAGCCGCCCTGCCTCCCCTGGTAAATGTGCTGCGCTATGGCAACGTGCGCCGCACCGAAACTGCCCAAGTAGCGCAGGTGGTACACCACTTGGTGCCGCGCCTCTGCATCGGGCTGCCCCAAGCTGGCACCGGCCTCGACTACGACGCGGCCCGCCAGCTCTTGCCCCGCATCGAAGGCACGCACCAAGCCATCCGGCTGCTCCAAGATTCTGCGCAGGAAGAAGACTGGTACGGGGCGCTGGCCGTGGTATTGCGCAACCCCGCCAGTTCGGGTTTACTAGCCGGAGCCGCCGGGCGCCTGCTATTTGATGCCCAACAGCTTTCTTCGGAAGATGCCGGCACTGCCCTTGGCCTGGCCCTGGCTCCCGCGCAGCCCACCGCCTACGCCACCGCCTGGATTGAGGGCTTTCTGAGCGGCAGCGGCCAACTTTTGCTTCACCATCGTCCCCTCTTTGCCTTGCTCGATCAGTGGCTAGGGGAGCTGAACGAAGACACCTTCCGCGAAATCGTGCCCCTGCTGCGCCGCGCTTTCACCGATTTTAGCACCCCGGAGCGCCGCCAGTTGCTGGAGTTGGCCGTGCAAGGTGGCCAGCCGGCTGCGGTGCTAGCTGTAGCGGAAGATTTCGACCTGGAACGGGGACAACGGGTGTTGCCGATGCTGCGGGAACTGCTAGGGTTTTAG
- the porV gene encoding type IX secretion system outer membrane channel protein PorV, producing the protein MAYSQLATSALLVGMLGTPSLVVAQQAPHTISTAVPVLTLSPDARSAALGEAGVASSPDANAAYFNAGKLGFAPNRFSISPSYSPWLNSVTNKGGLWYLSGYGRLGQRSTLGASVMYFSLGYTGAIPVRGNETAYSVSYGHTFGEHFGVGASVRYIRSTLSTYFLGGGGATADAAAMDLGVYYTKDIPAGTDAYTLALGASIANIGNKMTYSNPSQADFIPTNLKIGTALTRAFGPSHKLTLVVDANKLLVPSPYYEEGTDTTPAALAARAARTKEENDKRRAKGTIAGAFSSFSDAPGGFREELREIRLSTGVEYAYQNTVFARAGYYYENPVKGDRNYLSFGVGGRYRAFGADGAYLIPNSRNNPLAQTLRISLHVSFSKETLASGAQTSKADI; encoded by the coding sequence ATGGCTTACTCGCAACTGGCCACTTCGGCCCTGTTGGTTGGCATGTTGGGCACACCCTCGTTGGTCGTCGCTCAGCAAGCGCCTCACACTATCAGCACAGCTGTTCCAGTTCTGACTTTGAGCCCCGATGCGCGCTCGGCCGCACTTGGCGAAGCTGGAGTGGCTTCGTCTCCTGATGCCAACGCCGCATACTTCAACGCTGGTAAGCTTGGATTCGCGCCAAACCGCTTCAGTATCTCGCCCTCCTATTCGCCGTGGCTAAATTCGGTCACGAATAAAGGAGGCCTGTGGTATCTATCGGGCTATGGCCGGCTAGGGCAGCGCTCTACTTTGGGCGCTAGCGTGATGTACTTTAGTCTGGGATATACCGGCGCTATCCCGGTACGCGGCAACGAAACAGCTTATAGTGTTTCCTACGGTCATACATTCGGTGAGCACTTTGGTGTTGGCGCCTCGGTGCGCTACATCCGTTCTACTCTCTCCACCTATTTTTTGGGAGGTGGAGGCGCAACGGCTGACGCGGCGGCAATGGATCTGGGCGTCTATTATACCAAAGACATACCGGCAGGTACCGATGCCTATACCCTAGCACTTGGCGCTTCTATTGCCAATATCGGCAACAAAATGACCTATTCTAATCCGTCTCAAGCTGACTTCATACCTACGAACCTGAAGATCGGTACGGCCCTCACGCGGGCATTTGGCCCCTCCCATAAGCTGACGCTCGTGGTGGATGCCAATAAGCTCTTGGTACCCAGCCCTTATTACGAAGAGGGCACCGATACTACTCCTGCTGCACTAGCCGCTAGAGCCGCCCGCACTAAAGAGGAAAACGATAAACGCCGCGCCAAAGGTACTATTGCGGGCGCATTTAGCTCGTTTAGTGATGCCCCCGGCGGTTTCCGCGAAGAGCTGCGCGAAATTAGATTGTCTACTGGCGTAGAATATGCTTACCAGAACACCGTATTTGCGCGCGCCGGCTACTATTACGAGAACCCTGTAAAGGGCGACCGGAATTACCTGAGTTTCGGGGTCGGTGGACGATACCGGGCCTTTGGTGCCGACGGCGCCTACCTGATTCCTAATTCAAGGAACAACCCGTTAGCACAAACTCTACGGATATCCTTGCACGTTTCCTTCAGTAAGGAGACATTAGCCTCGGGCGCTCAGACAAGCAAGGCAGATATCTAG